The Polyangium mundeleinium genome contains the following window.
GACGAGGCGTGACGCGAGGCTCCTGCCTTCCAGCCATTCCATGACGAGCCAAGGCGCCCCCGAGGGCGCGGCCCCGTGCGCGACGTAACGCACGATATGGGGATGGCCGAGCTCGGCGAGGATCTTGGCCTCGTGATCGAAGCGGCGGATGGCCTCGGCGTCGTGCTGTGCGAGGACCTTGATGGCCACGGGCGCACGCGTGACGCGGTCGTGGCCGCGGAACACCGAGCCCATGCCCCCCGTGCCGGCGATACGCTCGAGGACGAAACGACCGCCGACCACGTCTCCAGGCTGCACGGCGAGAGGATGCCGACGCCGCGCGGGATAGGCAAGCGGCTCCGCCACCCCCCTCGTCCGAGCCCCCGATCTCGGCGGAGCCTCACGCCCAAGCCTCCCCCGAACTCCCGACCTCGGCGGAGGCTCACGTGCGAGCCTTCACGGAGGTCCCGACCTTGGCGGAGGCTCGCGTGCGAGCCTTCACGGAGGTCCCGACCTTGGCGGAGGCTCGCGTGCGAGCCTTCACGGAGGTCCCGACCTTGGCGGACCTTCGCCCGTGGGCCTCCGGGGAGGTCTCGACCTTGGCGGAGCCTCAGCCTTCGCCCGCGGCGGGCTCCGGCTTCTTCGTCCGCGCGGCGGCGGCTTGCTCGCGCATCGCTTGCAGCTCGTCCAGGTAGCTGAAGACACGCGCCTCCAGGTCCCTGGGCAGGGCCGGGTCTTCCTCGATCTCGTCGACGAGCGCGGCGCGGAACCTCGACAGCAAGCCGAGCGTCGCCGAGCGCACCTTGATGGCGGGCGCGCTCAGGCCATCGTTGCCCACGAGGGAGCGGTTGTGCAGGAGCTTGTCGAGGCCCTCGCCGGCCTCGACGAACGAGCTGGCCCAGTCGTACAGGGTCGCGCCGACGGGGAAGGGGACCCCGATCGATTGCAGCTCGGCTTTGCGGGAATCGAGCGCGTGGCGTTTGCGGGAGGCGGCGGCGGCCTCGTCCGCGTACGAGGCGCGGAGCGTGGAGAGCCTCGGCACGAAGGCGTCGCGGACCCCTTGCGCTGATTCTTTCAGGGCAGCGGGGGCCGTGGGCAGGCGCAGCAGGGCCTCGGTGAGGTAATAGATCGCCTCGCCGAACCCGTCGTGCTCGTCGTCCTTGTCGCCGAGCTGCTGCGCGAGGGGACGGCCGCCGCGCATGGCCTCGGGCAGCGCCTCGACCTGGGCCTGCTGCTTGGCGAGCATCTTTGCGTAGATTTTCCCGGTGCCGGAGAGCAGGAGGTCGTCCTTGCGTTCCGTCGCGAGGTTGCGGAGCACGAGGAGAAGATCCCCGAGATTGAGGTGGCGCATACGGGGGAAGAGGACACCTGGCGCGGGGCGGATGTCAAGATGAACGTGAGGGGTCGCGAGGTATGCTTGCGTCGATGTCGCCGCCCATCACCTTCCGCCCCCTCACCGCCGCCGATTTCCCCTTGCTGCACACCTGGCTCTCGCGGCCCCACATCGCCGAATGGTGGCAGCCCACGCCGACCCTCGACGAGCTCCGCGACGAGTACCTCCCGTGCCTCGCCGACGCGGCCACCTTGCCGCTCGACGCCCCGGCCGGCCTCATCCCGTACCTCGCGTGCGAGGACGGCCAGCCGTTCGCCTTCATCCAGGCGTATCGGGTCATGGCGACCCAGGCCGACGGCTGGTGGCTTACCGAGACCGACCCCTATGCGCTCGGCATCGACCAATCCATCGCCGACCCTGATCGAATCGGCAAAGGCCTCGGCACCCGCATGATCCGCGCGTTTCTCGAGGTTCTGTTCGCCGACCCGCGCGTGACCAAGGTGCAGACCGATCCCGAACCGACGAATGCGCGCGCCGTGGCTTGTTATCGCAAGGCAGGCTTCCGTGACGTGGCGGTGGTCGAGACGCTGGATGGGCCGGCGCTCTTGATGAACGTCCACCGCTCCGCCTGAGCCCGCTCCGTCACCCGACCGCTGCCCCAGGGCCTCGCCCGGCGTCCCCTCGCCGCGCGGGGCGCGCGCGCCGTTCGGCTTCGATCCACGCGAGCGCCTCGCGCTCGTCCGCGAGGAAGGCGAACGGGACGTGGGTCTCGTGGCGCCAGAACAGGCGCACGGCCTTGAGGGCCAGCGTGGCGAGGACGCGCTGCGGGAAGCCGCCGCCGATGAGCACGATGCCGCGCAGAAACGCGCGGGCGTCTCGCTCCGAGAGGAGGCGCCGGGCCTCCGGCGCGATGCCGTCGAGGTGCGTGA
Protein-coding sequences here:
- a CDS encoding GNAT family N-acetyltransferase, producing the protein MSPPITFRPLTAADFPLLHTWLSRPHIAEWWQPTPTLDELRDEYLPCLADAATLPLDAPAGLIPYLACEDGQPFAFIQAYRVMATQADGWWLTETDPYALGIDQSIADPDRIGKGLGTRMIRAFLEVLFADPRVTKVQTDPEPTNARAVACYRKAGFRDVAVVETLDGPALLMNVHRSA